From one Lycium ferocissimum isolate CSIRO_LF1 chromosome 7, AGI_CSIRO_Lferr_CH_V1, whole genome shotgun sequence genomic stretch:
- the LOC132062738 gene encoding 12-oxophytodienoate reductase-like protein — protein sequence MEANTNSVMPLFTPYKLGRFDLSHRIVFPALTRNRAQNNIPQQPHATEYYAQRATNGGLLISEAAAASDISQECPNIPGIWSEEQVEAWKPVVKGVHEKGGVFFCQIWHAGRLSVPTLSAWFFVGPCVATRPADGQVYEKPTSRHLKSDEIPCIVNDFRIAARNAIKAGFDGVEINASNGGYLIDQFSDGSIEDRCRLALEIVEAVVKEIGADKVGIKISPFSDCDGKKDSKPDAVAIYMANELSKLGILYLHATEPREAVKGLLPIRKAFKGTLIATGGYNKFDGENAIDESYADLISFGRMFLANPDLPKRFKVNAPLNKYNRSTFYTNDPVIGYTDYPSLEVAS from the exons ATGGAAGCAAACACCAACTCTGTTATGCCTCTCTTTACTCCTTACAAACTGGGAAGATTTGACCTCTCTCATAG AATAGTTTTTCCAGCGCTAACGAGGAACAGGGCACAGAATAATATTCCACAGCAGCCACATGCAACTGAATATTATGCTCAAAGAGCTACTAATGGAGGCCTTCTCATTTCTGAAGCTGCTGCTGCATCTGATATTTCTCAAGA GTGCCCAAACATTCCTGGAATTTGGAGTGAGGAACAAGTGGAAGCTTGGAAACCAGTAGTGAAAGGTGTTCATGAGAAAGGAGGTGTCTTCTTTTGTCAAATTTGGCATGCAGGCCGCTTGTCCGTCCCTACTCTTAGTGCCTGGTTTTTTGTCGGTCCCTGCGTGGCTACGA GACCTGCAGATGGTCAAGTATATGAGAAACCAACATCTCGTCATTTGAAATCTGATGAAATCCCTTGCATTGTCAATGATTTCAGGATCGCAGCCCGTAATGCGATTAAAGCTG GATTTGATGGAGTTGAGATCAATGCTTCAAATGGAGGCTACCTAATTGACCAATTCAGTGATGGAAGTATTGAGGACCGTTGTCGCCTTGCCCTGGAAATAGTAGAAGCAGTTGTCAAAGAAATTGGAGCTGATAAAGTTGGTATAAAAATATCTCCTTTTTCAGATTGTGATGGCAAAAAGGACTCAAAACCAGATGCAGTAGCAATTTACATGGCGAATGAACTAAGCAAACTCGGTATTCTTTATCTTCATGCGACTGAGCCAAGAGAAGCAGTTAAAGGTCTTCTTCCCATTAGGAAGGCTTTTAAGGGGACACTTATTGCTACTGGTGGTTATAATAAATTTGATGGGGAAAATGCCATAGATGAGAGTTATGCAGATTTGATCTCATTTGGACGTATGTTCTTGGCTAATCCAGATTTACCTAAGCGTTTCAAGGTTAATGCGCCACTTAACAAGTATAATAGGAGCACTTTCTACACTAATGATCCAGTTATTGGCTACACTGACTATCCATCTCTTGAAGTTGCTTCCTAA
- the LOC132064529 gene encoding KH domain-containing protein At1g09660/At1g09670 has protein sequence MNMENRIPPGSYFQYSPTGIHAHGPLQRSSSLTDRERYLADLLGERQKLGPFMQILPVCSRLLNQEIMRATALLSNQFVDQERMGQESPHRSMSQPMNGGQINMGAWSAMQTEENRLLQKIAPFQPSPLDWHVVPGNATTPVVKRVIRLDVPVENFPNYNFVGRILGPRGNSLKRVEAITECRVYIRGQGSVKDSIKEEKLKDKPGYEHLKEPLHLLVEAEFPEDIIDSRIDHAVAILENLLKPVDESVDVYKKQQLRELAMLNGTLREESPSMSPRMSPSMSPFSNTGMKRAKTGR, from the exons ATGAATATGGAGAATAGAATACCCCCTGGGAGTTACTTCCAGTACTCTCCTACTGGAATCCATGCTCATGGTCCTCTTCAGAGGTCTTCTTCTCTTACAGATCGTGAAAG ATATTTAGCAGATTTATTGGGGGAGAGGCAAAAATTGGGGCCATTCATGCAGATACTACCTGTATGCAGTAGACTTCTAAACCAAG AAATCATGCGAGCAACAGCATTGTTGTCAAATCAGTTCGTGGATCAAGAAAGGATGGGACAAGAGAGTCCACATAGGTCAATGAGTCAACCGATGAATGGAGGTCAGATAAATATGGGGGCGTGGAGTGCAATGCAAACTGAG GAAAATAGACTTCTTCAGAAAATAGCTCCATTTCAACCTTCCCCTCTGGATTGGCATGTTGTGCCGGGAAATGCAACCACTCCTGTTGTGAAGAGAGTCATAAGACTGGATGTTCCTGTGGAGAATTTCCCAAAT tataattttgttggtaGAATTTTGGGACCACGTGGGAATTCCCTAAAGAGAGTTGAAGCCATTACAGAATGTAGAGTCTACATCAGAGGACAAGGCTCAGTGAAGGACTCTATCAAG GAagagaaattgaaagataaaccTGGCTACGAGCACCTCAAAGAACCACTACATCTCCTGGTGGAGGCTGAATTTCCGGAAGACATCATTGACTCCCGCATCGATCATGCTGTGGCGATCCTAGAGAACCTCTTAAAGCCTGTG GATGAATCTGTGGATGTTTATAAGAAGCAACAACTAAGAGAATTGGCCATGCTAAATGGTACACTAAGGGAAGAAAGCCCAAGTATGAGTCCCCGAATGAGCCCTAGCATGTCTCCGTTTAGTAATACGGGAATGAAACGAGCAAAGACTGGGAGATGA
- the LOC132064530 gene encoding uncharacterized protein LOC132064530: MRGVSSFPFLLVFLSFSHLFITGFSDGSSNPKNGTKVDTHVASSSKTGSTILIVCLALVAVALLSFFLFKFWQKKKREEQYARLLKLFEEDDELELELGLRD; this comes from the exons ATGAGAGGGGTCTCTTCATTTCCCTTTCTTCttgtcttcctttccttttctcaTCTATTCATCACAG GCTTTTCAGATGGTTCTTCTAATCCCAAAAATGGAACAAAAGTTGATACTCATGTTGCATCCAGCAGTAAAACTGGGTCAACGATACTCATTGTATGCCTTGCCCTTGTGGCGGTAGCGCTTCtatcatttttccttttcaagttTTGGCAAAAGAAGAAGCGTGAAGAGCAGTATGCTCGTCTGCTAAAGTTGTTCGAAGAAGATGATGAGCTTGAGCTTGAGCTGGGTCTTCGGGATTAA
- the LOC132064531 gene encoding regulator of nonsense transcripts UPF3 gives MLLKEDVNSDFCFFFFFFLLDQKKKYWAMKGVLDRSKVVVRHLPPTISESMVVEQIDSRFSGRYNWFSFVPAKSSQKHQTYSRAYIDFKRPEDVIEFAEFFDGHVFVNEKGTQFKTIVEYAPSQRVPKQWSKKDGREGTILKDPDYLEFLEFISKPIENLPSAEIQLERKEAERAGSAKDAPIVTPLMDYIRQKRAAKSGARKSVPNGRPTRRTSGTSSGSPSSSASKRSSEKRRVSTTMYVLRDSSKAGIGKDKSHIIAPKRDDQQRTEKSGTSAPGSGANAVEEETGGAAEVGKKRILLLKGKEKDFPNVSSGSLIQENVAPIIKNTITSSAPKQSQRREASGRIIRSILLKDARQNQVPSASQQEKHSQDKDKKPPRPPSVQLFQRETNEDKVLGTDLHVVHTEKQEKRTRIRDRPDRGVWTPLRRSDSLHASDESLSSSASQSSEVPDFVEGSQAETKTDLASARGGEFRPMGSGRNSHSSFDNGNYKHGGRRGMRDDGTSVGEGKPLRRGGPSSYGTHEKQVWVQKSSSGT, from the exons ATGTTATTGAAGGAAGACGTGAATTCtgatttctgtttttttttttttttttttttgttggatcaaaagaaaaagtattGGGCAATGAAGGGAGTGTTAGATCGATCAAAGGTAGTGGTGCGGCACTTACCACCGACAATTTCAGAGTCAATGGTTGTTGAACAAATTGATTCTCGATTCAGTGGTCGCTACAACTGGTTCTCTTTTGTTCCTGCCAAGTCCAG CCAGAAGCATCAAACCTATTCAAGAGCCTATATTGACTTTAAGAGGCCAGAAGATGTTATCGAGTTCGCAGAGTTCTTTGATGGACACGTTTTTGTAAATGAGAAAG GCACTCAGTTCAAAACTATTGTCGAGTATGCTCCTTCACAGCGTGTTCCAAAACAGTGGTCCAAGAAGGATGGCCGCGAAGGAACCATCTTGAAAG ATCCTGACTATCTGGAGTTCCTTGAATTTATCTCAAAGCCTATTGAGAATCTTCCGAGTGCAGAAATACagttggaaagaaaggaagctGAACGAGCTG gTTCTGCAAAGGATGCTCCTATAGTTACTCCTTTGATGGATTATATACGTCAGAAAAGAGCTGCCAAGAGTGGAGCTCGG AAATCTGTACCTAATGGGAGACCAACCAGAAGAACGAGTGGCACATCCTCAGGAAGTCCTAGCTCAAGTGCATCTAAACGAAGCTCTGAAAAGAGAAGGGTGTCCACTACCATG TATGTTCTTCGAGATAGTTCTAAGGCTGGGATTGGCAAAGACAAATCTCATATTATAGCTCCAAAACGTGATGATCAGCAGCGCACTGAGAAGTCTGGTACCTCTGCTCCTGGATCTGGGGCTAATGCAGTTGAAGAGGAAACTG GTGGAGCTGCTGAAGTTGGGAAGAAGAGAATCCTCCTCTTGAAGGGAAAGGAAAAAGATTTTCCTAAT GTGTCTAGTGGTTCATTGATTCAGGAGAATGTGGCACCTATTATTAAGAATACAATAACTTCATCTGCTCCAAAACAGAGCCAGCGCCGTGAGGCAAGTGGAAGGATCATTAGAAGTATTCTTCTCAAGGATGCTCGTCAGAATCAGGTTCCATCTGCATCCCAACAAGAAAAACACAGCCAGGATAAGGACAAAAAGCCTCCTAGGCCACCAAGTGTGCAGTTGTTCCAGAGAGAAACTAATGAAGATAAGGTTCTTGGAACTGATTTGCATGTTGTCCACACTGAGAAGCAGGAAAAACGCACTAGGATCAGGGATAGGCCTGATCGTGGTGTTTGGACTCCTCTTCGTCGTTCTGATAGTTTACATGCTAGTGATGAATCTTTATCTTCATCTGCCTCTCAATCTTCCGAAGTGCCGGACTTTGTTGAAG gaAGTCAAGCTGAAACCAAAACTGATCTGGCAAGTGCTCGTGGCGGGGAGTTCAGACCCATGGGAAGTGGGCGTAATTCTCATTCTTCTTTTGACAATG GTAATTATAAACATGGGGGTCGTCGTGGTATGAGGGACGATGGAACTTCAGTAGGGGAAGGGAAACCCTTGAGACGGGGAGGTCCTTCTAGCTATGGTACCCATGAG AAACAAGTGTGGGTCCAAAAGTCAAGTTCTGGCACTTAG